Below is a window of Gossypium raimondii isolate GPD5lz unplaced genomic scaffold, ASM2569854v1 Contig00268, whole genome shotgun sequence DNA.
acatttttatgatttaaatgatggcaaagaatgaatatgttttatgattgattAGATGGTTATTAATTGAGTTcggaaaaaaattgtaaatgagATTATATTAATTTGTGCTTGAATTGTAATGAATGATTGTTTTGAACTGTGTTTTgatcagtaatgcctcgtaatcCTAATTCGGCGATGGattagggttaggggtgttacaagttctATGTACTGACGGATTATTAAGGTGAATTCCCTCTTTTAGAAACACTGTTGCGAACTCTTTTCAGGAAACGCCCCTCAAAGCACATTCAATCTCAACACAAGGCTAACCAAACATAGTTATCTTCAAACTTATCAGATCTTTATCATAGAGTTAGTTAGTAAAGAAACCTTAGATCTTACCTAGATCTTGTCACAAAGGCGATTAACTAGATTTTTGCCACGAAGGCATTACTGAATATGCCACATAGGCATTACAAAATACACCACACAAGCCTCACAAAATATGCCACTAAGGCTTTGCAGATCATGTCACACAGACATCATAGAGAGTTACATGTTTACTGTCCCGATGGACTTTCTCAAAAAACAAGTGCTTAATtagaccaaaacaaaaatatattagcAATAAGTCAGCTTGAGTGATAAAAAATACAATCACCTAATACTTATCTaacaatactaatacatattgaAACTCTAAAAGAAACTTGTACACAAAAGATAAGTTgattaatcaaatcaatcagCACCTAATCACACCAAATATCTTACCAACTTAGTTCAATTACAACTAATCAACATAGCAAAAGAGCTAAAGGCAACAATCTATCTTGTTGCAACATGCATGCATATAACATGCAACAAAACAAGCTTAGCTACATATAAGACATTTCTTAACAGAAAATTTTGTGTACATTTATAGTGTGACTGAAGGCGATCCGCTGATGAACATGCTTGAcaaaaaaacttacaaaataaAGTTAGAGGCCTCTCCAGGTGGATGATCCATATGTAAGAGTAGTAGTAAATATTACAACATGGGTGACATTAAGCTAAAGGAAAAGGCAATCAAGGCAGGCAAAGAAAAGATTTCGTGTGTATTCTTCAACCATTGAAGCCTACCTCCTTCCAAATCCCTATGGCTACTAAAAATTCAGTATTATGGTAGCATCCACTTCAATGAATATCAAGCAATTGGTTATATTTCTTTCTAGTTTTTAGTTCTGCAGCAAATGAACTTCAGATTTCTAATAAAGACTTCATGGTTTGCCTTAATTACCAAAGAGTTTGAACTAAAATGTGAAACATGTAATAAACAAAAGAGAATCCTATGTATTTACTAAATCTTGTTGTGTGAGATACTGAGAATAAAGAGTTCATCATCTTTCATCGTTCAAGATTTActatattaaatttgaacattaaCAAACTCAAGtttaagaagaaatttgaaactaatttaGACATATATTCCTTAAAGGTCAACCTAGAAGGTAAGAAAATTGTTGGGGAAattcaaatccataaaaatctTTATTGTTTGGCTATCTCCCTACGTTTTTTGGGTCATTGATATAATGAATTCCACTAGCTTTGGTATTAAATAATCTTGGTCTTATAAAACCCTATTGTTGGGGTTTTAACAACAGTAAAAGAAGAGAACAAGACAGGGAACAAAGGAGCGAGAAACTTGACATAATTTACTTCGTCACAAACGTGCAGCAAGGAAGCAATCTGCTTTACACAACTGATATGCTTGCTCATTCAATATgaaaacaatacatttataatcaaaatacatcaccaaatgTTCAACTAATCCCACTAATCAACATTGGGACTATTAAAACATTGCTTGTATGCATGCTACAGCAATTGTACATGCTGTATGCACTCAACAAAATCATAATAGCAACATGCactttaacaaaaacataacaGCAACATGGTTGGCCATTTTCAACACTCCCCATTGGCCTCCGTGTTGCAAATACCAATCATTCATCAAGTTTTTTGAGCTTGGCAGTCCTTAGATGCTTTGTTTCAAGTTGACTCtgctcaaataattcattttcaaccttGGCCATTATCaagcaaatttaacttatacactTAACTATCCTAGTCTTTTATGCCAAAGATTTGTTCATCAAATGGAGTCTTCTCCTCCTTCACAGCCTTGGTTGGCAACTTGCCTCTTTCAAACACATTTTACCTTGTTCCTTTGTTCATTACAGTCCTTTTTCTTCTTACACATACTCCTTTCTACTGTGGAGTGTCTTCATGCACATACTCCATCAACTCCTAATTCAGCTTATCCCAAGCTTGTTTGGGAGTCTCATAAAGGTGAGTTGCTGCTACCTTAACAAGCAGCCCTCAAAGATGTCAGACTTTGGCAACTTTTGTCTTTCTTAACAAGCAACAGAAGTAAAATCAATGGCCTTCAAAGACTTAGACTCTGATACCTTTTGTTGGGGTTTTGACAGcagtaaaagaaaagaacaagacAAATAACAAAGGAGTAAGAAGCTTGACATAATTTACTTGCTCACAAACGTGCAGCAATGAAGTAATTTACTTTACACAACTGATATGCTTGCTcattcaatatgaaaataatatatttataatcaaaatacGTCACCAAATATTCAACTAATCCCACTAAACAGCATTGGGACTATtaaaacattgcttgtacaTATGAATAAGCTGACTTATTAGCTCAATCACACCTAAACCCATCAAGACATCAACAACTAAgttcattttcaaccaaactAAATTACATTGCAACTAAAATACGAAATATGTTATTGCAACATGCACAATTGCTGCAGCATGCATACAAGCTATATGCACTCAACAAAGTCATCATAGCAGCATGCACCttaacaaaaacataacaaCAGCATGGTTAGCCATTTTCAACACCTATTATCCAAACTCTTCATTTTGTATAGTGTGTCTACATCCAACACTCAACATCTACTATAGGAACCTGATAACACAATAGGACGATGGAAGTGCTCAAGATGGTTCAAGTACCTAACACCGAAGTTCAAGAGACAGCTTTTGGGGCAATTACTGAAAGTCTAAGATTTCACCTTTTTTATCTTACAAGAACATAACCATGTGAAATTTGGCACATAAATCACTGATCAAATTGAATTTCTGGAACTATGGTGGCTGTAATAACATGTTATGTCAGGATTTCATGTTCATACTTTTCATGCAACATGTTTTATTTCTAGAAAACTAAGAAACTATCACCGATAATTACTATGTCACTCATGACTATTCATTATTCTTGAAGTACCTGTATATAGTGTCTGTGTTATCTGAGAATTAGTATAGGGATATGATCCTCATAAAACTCTGcagatacatgaaatacataataaaattaaacttaattgtGTTAGATACATACCTATGTCTGGAAGTCTAACTAATTTAGAATAATATATTGATTACAATGTCAAAATAAAAGCTGCAACAATATTCTGATAGTCCAAGCACTTGCATCCAAGGTTTTGATATCTTAAAATGTCAGTCTATTAGAGTACTAATCTTCTTCTGAGTTCCAATAATATTGCTATGAAGATTTAATAATTTGTTCATTTATGATAAGCTTGATTGAAGATATAAGGAAGATACGTACACAAACCAGAATCAATTGAAGATTCAATAATTTGTTCACTTATGTCGAAGGTTGGTCAGCATGCAACACCAGTAGCAGTCAAGAAGCAGGCCATGCAGGCCAAGCCATGCAGGAGCTGCTGAAGCAAGTGCAGCTATTGAtcttttgttcattttgtaactttagtTTGAtgaaatatgttttagttcattttgaacCATGTGAGGTTAATGTTTGATGTAATTTGATAGTGATTGTGCTGTTAACTCAGCTTTGTTTATGTGTACAAGCTttgtttttcaagttttaatgTATTAATGGTAGTAGGTACTTATTAGGTGACCATACACTGATTTTGACAAGCTTATTGCTTGGTTTATGTATTCGCATTATGCCATTTTCTCAATTCTGAATGAATTCATAAGTTTTCTTTCCATATACTCTCCATTTTTCTTGTCCTTGCTTCTTTTCTTCCTTCTAAAATTCTGTTGTTTCTTCAGCAAGAGAGCCTTGCTGCTCAAGCCACAAGCTAATTTGCTTGCACTTGTTCTTAACGCCAACAATTTATGATAAGCTTGATTGAAGACATAAGTAAGATAAGTACACAAACcagaatcaattaaaaaatattactaaaGTACAAAATTTCACTAAATGGAAAAACATcccataaaatataaagaaatcaCCAAAGGTTCCAAAGGCTTGAAACTCACAACAGCAAAATCTTGAAGCTGACACTATAAATACTACACTTATATATCAGATATGTACATCAGCAAACATAAAACATATCCTCTGCAAACTGCAAAGGAATCAAATCCCAATTCACTTGAAATCATGGGTGTTTTCACTCATGAATCTGAGGTTTTACAGCAATCCCACCAGCCAAGATGTTTAAGGCTTGCATCCTCGATGGAGACAACCTTATACCGAAGATTGATCATCATGCTTTTAAGAGCGTTGAGTACATTGAAGGCAATGGTGAGCCTGGTAGCATCAAGAAGCTCACCTTTGGAGAAAGTCACTTCATTTATATAACATTATACTTTGAATCATATACATATGTGTATATTAAACCTGAAGGGAAAAGGTGAAAGTTATGTGTTTTTCTTTATGCAGAAAGCCAATTCAATTACATGAAGCAGAAGGTTGAAGCACTAGacaaagaaaattttgtgtatattACCGAAGGTGATGCATTGATGAACAAGCTTGAAAAAATCACGTATGAGACAAAGTTAGAGGCCTCTCCAGATGGGGGATCCATATGCAAGACTACTTGCATGTATTACACCATAGGTGACTTTGAGCTCAAGGAAGAGGGAATCAAAGCAGGCAAAGAAAAGGCATTGGAATATTCAAGGCCATTGAAGCCTACCTCCTGGCAAACCCTAACGCCTATTGAAACTATCACAAGATTGAGATTGCATCCACTGCACGCAATGAATATCGAACATTTGGCCTTTTTCCTTTTAGTTGTAAGTTTTCCATCATATGACCTTCAAATTGCTAATAAGAGTTCATAGTTTGCCCTGATTACTAGGAAGCTTGGACTAAAAAGTGAAACAGGTAATAAACTGAAGAGCATACAATGTATTTACTGAATCTTGTTGTGTTAGATATCCATTGAGAATAAAgaattcatcatctttcatctttCAGTATTTACTAATTATATATTGAACATAACAAACTCaagtttaagaaaaaagaaatgatatAATTCCACTAGCTTTAGCATTGAATATATCTTATAGAACATATTATCCACCTTTAATTATTAGTTGGATAAGTTATATGTAATGGATTGTGTTCTTGGCTTAAACATATATAGTTCATACATTTTCTCTAAATTGGAATAATTTTAGTCATAATTCAATGATCCCAAAATTGCTCCTCTCACTGTGCTAAAATCAAGTATTTAACTACTGCCAAAGGACTCTGGATTAGTATCATCAATAATGTTATCCGgacttttcattttatatatccGTATCCAAAACTCATCAACAAGTCCAGGTAACATAATGAAAGAATTGATAAATCAAAGGTACCCATTGACTGCAGGAACCAATAATTCAATGGGAAAATGGAAGTGTTGAAGAGGTTAAAAGTACCCAACACCGAAATGGGGTTGAAGAGAGTTTTTGGGAAGATTTCACCTTTTGTTCTATCTTAGGATAACATAACGATGTTAAATTTGGTACTTGAAACATTGATCAAACAGAATTTCTATCACTATGGTGGTGGTAATAACATTTTCTGTAAGGATTTCATATTTGTACCACCTTTCTAagtcatttcatttattttgttaCTTTGCTGCAACGTGTTATATTTCCAAAAACTAACCAACAGTCATCAACAAATAATATGTTGTTCCGActtttgtcttctttttttcttaaagtacTCATATTTGGTAACAGTGTGGAAATATGATCCTTGTAGGCCTttcaaaaacatgaaaatcatAGTAAAAATTGAACATAGCCACATAGCCATGTCTGAAAAATCGGAGTAATATAATGTATTGGTGTTGAAGTTGGCAAGCATACTGCCATGGTGCATCAGAAACAGCCCGAGCCATGCAGTTGCAGCAGAAGTACAAGCtactgttttatttttgtttctccaAGTGATGTTTTGTAACTTAGTTAAAGTCGAGCTAAGTTGTACTTGATTATTAGGTGCTGATAAGTTGATAAATCAGCTTACCTATGTGTGCAAGTTATGTTTTGTAAGTTACAATGcaattagtggagttaggtagtGTTTAGGTGTTGATTTGCTTATGCTGACCAGCTCATGTCTGGTATTTGTATTGGCTTTATgccattgttcattttaatgaaaaatcatCCAAGAATTTATCATTCTACACCCtctcaatttttagttttcatttttgttcttcAAAGTTTAATTCTATCATTGTTTGTTCTGCAAGTCTCGAGCCTTGTTGCTCAAGAATCTGTTCTGTTCCTTTGTCTTTGTTTCATTGTTCCAACAATTGGTTACAATATCAAACTAAAAGCTGCAAGAATAagctaccaaaaaaaaaaaaaaaggctacaAGAATAATCGAATAGTCCAAGCACTTGCATTCAAGTttttgattgattaaaatattagtcTATTAGAGTTCTTTTCCTTTCAATCTTCTTTAGAGTTCCAATAATATAGTTCTCAAGAttcattaatttgttcatttatgGTAAGCTTGATGTTGTATATTGAAGAGATAAGTAATATAAGTACATAAACCAGAATCATTTGAGAAATTGTAGGTGTCTTTCTCATACTGAAGTACAAAATTTCTGTAACTGGCAAAACATTGATcccataaaatataaagaaatcaTCGAAGATTCCAAAGGGCCTAAAACTCACAAACAGCTAAATCTTGAAGCTGACACTATAAATACTTCCCTTATATATCAGAAATGTACATCagcaaacataaaaaaacatccTCTGCAAAGTAGTAATCAAATCCCAAATCACTAGAAATCATGGGTGTTTTCACATATGAATCTGAGGTTATTACAGCAATCCCACCAGCCAAGATGTTTAAGGCTTGCATCGTTGATGGTGACACTCTCATTCCCAAGATTGTTCCTCAGGCTTTTAAGACCGTTGAGTACATTGAAGGCAATGGTGAGCCTGGTAGCATCAAGAAGGTCACTTTTGGAGAAGGTCAGTTCATTTATATAACTTTATACTTGGAATAATATATatgggtatatatataatggtgaaaaattatatgttttggACATGCAGGAAGCCAGTTCAATTATATGAAGGAGAAAGTGGAAGCATTAGACAAAGATAAATTAGTGTACAGGTACAGTGTGATTGAAGGGGATGCATTGATGAACAAACTGGAGAAAATCACTTACGAAACCAAGTTGGAGGCATCACCGGGTGGGGGATCCATTTGTAAGACCAGCAGTAAATATTACACCATTGGTGACTTTGAGATCACAGAAGAAGGAATCAAGGCTGGCAAAGAAAAAGCCTTGCAAATATTCAAGGCTGTTGAAGCTTATCTCCTGGCAAATCCTGACCAATGTTGAAAAtatccaaatattttgtttgcaGCCGCTGCAATCAGCATATTAAATGTTTGATTGCATTTATGCTTAATTTTTCCCTTTTGTATGTTTGTGTGTGTTTCACCTTTTAAATTTGCTATTGCTGGTCCAGGTGATCTTTAGTTAGCTAAATAACAGGTCAATTTGTCAAGCTTATGTTATCAGTGTTTCCAGAAGTAAATAAAGAAGCTTCAAAGATATTTGGAACAAACTGTAATTGATGCAGGCTATTTATTGCAATTGCTGGTGCATCATCTAtttatcttcatctttcttCCTTTCAGGATTTACGAAATTGGTGAACAAACTGTAATTCTGTCAATAGGATTTGGAATTTGGTTGATCGAATCAGGTTTTCTGGTTTGATTATAATAGATCGGTCTATTGACATCTTATCAAATATCTATGATTTCTTTCCTAATTTAAATtcgaatttgaatttatataattgctTTAAATCTAATTTGTTGAGTTattcaattgattgaattttaactcAGTTGACACAGATATTATTACAATGATTAGGAGCAGTAAATTTGAGTGCGTTTAAGCTTCTCTTATTCTGTCGGAAGGATTAGTGATAAAAATAAGTGTTGATAaatgagttgaataaatttatttttaattaaaattaaaataaatttaatttaattttaaattcaaaatataaggTACAAAAATTggtaacataattaattaattcaattttataattaatttattatcatttccattttggaaaatattttaattattatatttattaattaattcaactattattgatataaattaattttaattgcatATTATATCCAAATTTGACTTTACCTGTTGCAGGCATTAACTATAAAAGCTACAGATCCAAGGATTAATATCACATATATTCGGTAACCCAAATAGTATGCATGCAAAATGGAATCTACTCATTACAGTGTCAACAGTGAGTTGCCAGAATAATCTAACAGTCCAAACACTTGAATTCAAGGTTTTgcttttttataatatttaattaatctatcaTATACTTCTTTTCCTTTCAATCTTCCATAgcaacaaatttattttcaagattCACTAATTTGTTCTTTTATGGATTTACAATGATGCTTTCTCTGCTAAAGTacagaattttaattaaaatctattgaTGAATATTGCATTGTAACAATGGTTGGCACTGCATTGAAtcaaatataaagaaatatcaATTCAACAACCTCTACCCCAAAATCTCACATCTGCAAAATAAGTATCAATTTCTGTTGGGGTTATCAGGACATAGAATAAGGAAGCAAGATGcatgaaatatatttacttgCTCACAATCGTGCAGCAAGGGAACTTATGGTTGATAACTCATTTTGTTCATTCATTCAACTAGAAAAAACAATACAATTATAACCAAATACATTACTAAATactacctactaccactaagtaGCCTAGTAACTTGTAAAACATTGCTTGTGCACATAAACAAGGCACCTAAACTAGTCATTCAACTACCTAAACACTTCAAGCTTTTATCAGCTTGTTCATTTTTAACTAAGTTTAATTACAATGTAACTAAACAAAAAACTTGTTAATGCAGCATGCACAAGAGCTGCAACATGCAAATAGCATGATGCACTTTAACAAAAGCATAACAACGGCATGGTTGGCCActtttcaacactcctccttggcttCCATGCTGCAACTACCAATCATTCATCAGTTTCTTTTTCAAGCTTGGCAGTCCCAAGATGCTTTGTTTCAACTTGACTCTGCTCAAGCAATTCATTTTCAACTCATTTTCAGCCTTGGCCTCATTATCAACAAAATCTGACTCACACACTTGACTATCCCAGTCTTTTGTGCCAAAGATTTGTTCTTCAAATGGAGTTTTCTCCTCCTTCACAGCCTTGGTTGGCAACTTCCCTTTAAACACATCTTGCCTTCTTCATTACAGTCTTGTTTCTTCTTGGACATACTCCCTCCTGCTGTGGAATGTCTTCATGCACATACTCCATCAACTCCTCATTCAGCTTATCCCAAGCTTATTTGGGAGTCTCACAAGGATGAGCTGTTGTTGTTTTCTTTACAAGCAGCCCTCAAAGATGACAGACTTTAGAAGCTGCTGTCTTTCTTAACAAGCAGCAAAAGCAAAATCAATGGCCCTCAAAGACTTAGGCtcatgataccatttgttgggGTTACTAGGAAATAGAACAAGTGTTGAACTTTAGCCTGCAATGCAACAGCTGAGAAGCATTGAAGCTCAACCAATACAGCAGCAACATTTTGTTCATATGTAACTAGGTATAGTTCTTTTGTAATTTGTATTTAAAGTTAGTAGGATTAGTTGTTGATTTGAATATGATGTAATAGCTGATATGTCAGCTACATTTTGTGCGTAATTTAAGCTATGTTTTAGTCAATCAATTAGTGTGAGCAGTTATGCATTAGGAAACTGTCATGTAACTTATATGTTTCTTTTATCTTAATGAAATGATAATAGAAATCAATTTTTCAGGATttcaattttgttcaaaatttctttgcatccgtttctttgctttttctcttttttttttctatcaaaacaccaaaaaatgGTATCAGAGCCTGTCATATTTAAGGGCATTTATTTTTGGTAGCTGTTTTTGTGAGAAAccttgaagaaaaagaaactaaagctgatgtttttattgtttctgcaaaataatttttacaccACTACCACCACCTGTCTTTGCTAATGAAAACTACCACATTTAGGTAGTGAAGATGAAAACTTACCTGCAAGCATATGACTTATAGAATGTGGTTGAAAATGACACAGAACCAACTCCATTGAGGGCCAATCCCACTATTGCACAAATCAGACAACATAGTGAAAAGTGTGCTAAGAAGCACAAAGCAATGTCATGCTTACAAAATGGAGTGTCTGATGTGATTTTCACTCGAATAACGGTCTATGACACTCCAAAACAAGCCTAGGAGAAGCTGAAGGAAGGGTTTCTGGGGTCAGACAAAACCAGGTAGCAGCAGTTGATCAACCTTAGGAGGGACTTTGAGAACTTGAAGATGAGAGAGTCTGAAACAATTAAGCAGTACTCTGATAGAATAATGGCCATAGTCAACAACATCAGGCTCCTTGGAGATGATTTCTGTGAGAGCAAAATTGTTGAGAAGGTCATTACAACTCTTCCtgaaaaatttgaagcaaaaatCTCCTCTTTGGAGGACTCGATAGACTTATCAACCATTTCACTGTCTGAGTTGATAAATGCTCTGTATGCACTAGAGCAAAGAAGGGCCAATAGGCTGGAGGAGAATCCTAAAGGAGCTTTCCaagcaaaaaccaaaaaaagcTCAGGTTCGAGCTCCAAAGGGAAGAAACCATGGCTTGAAAAAAGGGAGAAACCAAAGAGGGATGTAGGGAAGAAAAAATTTCCACCATGCATTCACTGCAAAAAGTCCACACACTTGGAGAGGTACTGTTGGTACAGGCCTGATATTCAGTGTAGGAGCTACAAGTAGTTTGGTCACATTGAAAAGGTTTGCAAAAATAAGGGAAGGGCACAAACTCAGCAGCAAAATCAAGCTCAGGCTGCTGAGGATATTCAAGCTTAGGAGGAGCATGTTTTCATTGCATCCTGTTTTGCAACTTCAAGCAAAGTCAGAAGGTACTG
It encodes the following:
- the LOC105796868 gene encoding major strawberry allergen Fra a 1.05, which gives rise to MGVFTYESEVITAIPPAKMFKACIVDGDTLIPKIVPQAFKTVEYIEGNGEPGSIKKVTFGEGSQFNYMKEKVEALDKDKLVYRYSVIEGDALMNKLEKITYETKLEASPGGGSICKTSSKYYTIGDFEITEEGIKAGKEKALQIFKAVEAYLLANPDQC